A genomic window from Streptomyces sp. HUAS YS2 includes:
- a CDS encoding endo alpha-1,4 polygalactosaminidase — MRRFLALLTVLLLALTACTSAPDDDRSDDRSGGRSGDRWQPAPGLAWQWQLSGRLDPAVDAPVYDIDGFDHPASAVADLHRRGRKVICYLSTGAWEEFRPDAEKFPASLLGRSNGWPGERWLDIRRTDLLEPLMAARIDMCRAKGFDAVEPDNMDGYANRTGFPLTAADQLRYNRLIARLAHDRGLAVGLKNDLDQIPALLLDFDFAVNEQCAEYAECERLTPFVRAGKAVFHVEYELETGEFCPEARRLGMSSMLKKYELGAWRRPC, encoded by the coding sequence GTGAGACGTTTCCTCGCCCTGCTCACCGTCCTGCTGCTCGCGCTGACCGCCTGCACCTCCGCCCCGGACGACGACCGGTCGGACGACCGCTCCGGCGGTCGCTCCGGGGACCGCTGGCAGCCGGCGCCCGGCCTCGCCTGGCAGTGGCAGCTCAGCGGCAGGCTGGATCCGGCCGTGGACGCCCCCGTGTACGACATCGACGGCTTCGACCACCCCGCCTCCGCCGTCGCGGACCTGCACCGGCGCGGCCGCAAGGTGATCTGCTATCTGTCCACCGGTGCCTGGGAGGAATTCCGCCCGGACGCCGAGAAGTTCCCCGCGTCCCTGCTCGGCCGCAGCAACGGCTGGCCGGGCGAGCGCTGGCTCGACATCCGCCGCACCGACCTCCTCGAACCGCTGATGGCCGCCCGGATCGACATGTGCCGCGCCAAGGGTTTCGACGCGGTCGAGCCGGACAACATGGACGGCTACGCGAACCGCACCGGCTTTCCGCTCACCGCGGCCGACCAGCTCCGCTACAACCGCCTGATCGCCCGGTTGGCCCACGACCGCGGACTCGCGGTCGGCCTGAAGAACGACCTCGACCAGATCCCCGCCCTGCTCCTTGACTTCGACTTCGCGGTCAACGAGCAGTGCGCCGAGTACGCCGAGTGCGAGCGGCTCACCCCGTTCGTCCGGGCGGGCAAGGCCGTCTTCCACGTCGAGTACGAGCTGGAGACCGGGGAGTTCTGTCCCGAGGCCCGCAGGCTGGGCATGAGTTCGATGCTGAAGAAGTACGAGCTGGGGGCCTGGCGCCGGCCCTGCTAG